The following are encoded together in the Anopheles nili chromosome 3, idAnoNiliSN_F5_01, whole genome shotgun sequence genome:
- the LOC128725857 gene encoding zinc finger CCHC domain-containing protein 8 homolog yields the protein MDDSDVEIVNASIPVICVDNDISLSANPPDNQQPLVKVLFRSCEFYHLLQKAISDALKVVLKDHLPSYTVNINAGSDGCSLEVSETSETETLFVVDSTPNKSKNNKTPIPSYKKAMTKVFDGQTPPTNPDSLAKRPRSKQTCWNCEGDHGLKDCKEPRNYTRIRQKKEEFQKKTDRYHVDLEQKYGHLLPGKLSRELRSALGLGSRDLPQHIYRMRIFGYPPGWLEEAKITHSGLHLFGSNGDAVQDSGESDGEVDSVRCKYDVRKIIEYPGFNEPPPPEMFDDSKFYNTPAYSEEMSRESMIQQLEGTLVGGYRRKRLKLADDSGQCIDGSANTETVDMDHCPEEPETAEQQELEDGELSSDNDANHAKAPAIIDNSVILVETPVEVISLDDTPLVIQDTNVPSPSLADLQEKQKQLMEQLDEGPTAAADCSFMKDTAAADCSFMKDILLAEKLSKEAELSESVSSPAPAGHPCPPISMVPDRWEPLPPPPPPPEIPPIPPYLPCVGENTTLERPPEPETADLNEIAMLKVPYNDEPTLTGLKRTSLGTPILTAFTPYGALPSGEAFSKGVSDVIHFENLPNSTGKYIQMRSLLTKVRKKMDAHLCEMEDGS from the exons ATGGACGACAGCGACGTTGAGATAGTAAATGCGAGTATTCCCGTAATTTGCGTGGACAATGATATTTCTCTATCGGCAAACCCACCAGACAATCAGCAACCACTTGTTAAGGTACTCTTTAGAAGCTGCGAGTTCTATCATTTGCTGCAGAAAGCGATTTCGGATGCATTAAAAGTAGTTTTAAAGGATCACTTACCATCGTACACGGTGAATATAAACGCCGGTAGCGATGGCTGCTCGCTCGAGGTTagcgaaacaagcgaaacggaaacgctGTTTGTGGTCGATTCCACGCCTaacaagagcaaaaacaataaaacgccTATTCCGAGCTACAAGAAAGCGATGACCAAAGTGTTTGATGGCCAGACGCCCCCAACTAACCCAGACTCGCTGGCCAAGCGGCCGAGATCGAAGCAAACATGCTGGAATTGCGAGGGCGACCACGGGCTGAAGGATTGCAAGGAGCCACGGAACTATACCCGCATTCggcagaagaaagaagaattCCAAAAGAAAACCGACCGCTACCACGTGGATCTGGAGCAGAAGTACGGCCATCTTCTTCCGGGTAAATTGAGCCGTGAGTTGCGCAGCGCACTAGGACTCGGTTCGCGGGATCTGCCACAGCACATCTACAGGATGCGAATCTTTGGCTATCCTCCGGGGTGGCTTGAGGAAGCAAAGATCACACATTCTGGGTTGCACTTGTTCGGATCGAATGGCGATGCCGTGCAGGATTCGGGTGAAAGTGACGGCGAGGTGGACAGTGTGCGTTGTAAATATGACGTGCGAAAAATAATTGAGTATCCTGGCTTCAacgaaccaccaccgccggagATGTTTGACGATTCCAAATTCTACAATACGCCAGCGTACTCGGAAGAGATGAGCCGGGAAAGTATGATTCAGCAGCTAGAAGGTACGCTGGTGGGCGGTTATCGTCGCAAACGGTTGAAGCTTGCAGATGATTCTGGACAATGCATAGATGGTTCCGCCAACACGGAAACGGTGGACATGGATCACTGCCCAGAGGAGCCGGAGACCGCGGAACAGCAGGAGCTagaagatggtgaactatcgTCTGATAACGACGCGAATCACGCAAAAGCACCAGCAATCATAGACAATAGCGTCATATTAGTTGAAACACCTGTGGAGGTGATTTCGCTAGAT GATACACCGTTGGTCATTCAGGATACCAATGTTCCTTCGCCGTCTTTAGCCGATCTGCaggaaaaacagaagcaaTTGATGGAACAATTGGACGAAGGTCCCACGGCCGCTGCAGATTGTTCGTTTATGAAGGACACAGCCGCTGCAGATTGTTCGTTTATGAAGGACATACTGTTAGCGGAAAAGTTAAGCAAGGAAGCAGAGCTTTCCGAGTCGGTTTCttctccagcaccagcaggtCATCCTTGCCCGCCCATCTCTATGGTGCCAGATCGTTGGgaaccactaccaccaccaccaccgccgcctgAAATACCGCCGATTCCACCATATTTACCATGCGTCGGCGAAAATACCACCCTGGAAAGGCCACCCGAGCCCGAGACTGCCGATTTGAACGAAATAGCGATGCTTAAAGTGCCGTACAATGACGAACCAACACTCACTGGCCTAAAGCGGACGTCCTTGGGAACACCAATTTTGACTGCATTCACACCGTACGGTGCACTGCCCAGCGGAGAAGCGTTTTCGAAGGGCGTAAGCGACGTGATTCACTTTGAGAATCTTCCAAACTCCACCGGGAAGTACATCCAGATGCGGTCGTTGCTGACGAAGGTTCGGAAGAAAATGGACGCCCATTTGTGCGAGATGGAAGATGGAAGCTAG
- the LOC128724413 gene encoding calcium release-activated calcium channel protein 1: protein MIVMMIINEDEGKVPRIDQTKPGFPSLTCFALLEPGRNDRPGHKTLSVWSTSTAGIDTVLATTLGTTVTPKTYSTGQLHQSGLSHQPNGNGVVHHHPNVGNGSTGLNYAHNHPNSSGNSHSGSIGNNSTHSLTPHGGHGGHGASNWNNRTSICSTHNKRRSNLSTMSQTGDDLHTPNYLSWRKLQLSRAKLKASSKTSALLSGFAMVAMVEVQLDENTEVPSAMLIAFAVCTTLLVAVHMLALMISTCILPNIETVCNLHSISLVHESPHERLHWYIETAWAFSTLLGLILFLLEIAILCWVKFYDLNTTAAWSACIVLIPVLVIFVAFALHFYRSLMMHKYEVTVSGIRELEILKEQMEQDHFDQQHHHHGMLHPPGMQIV from the exons ATGATCGTCATGATGATCATTAATGAGGATGAGGGAAAAGTCCCACGCATTGACCAGACTAAACcgggttttccatcgcttaCGTGCTTTGCACTACTTGAACCAGGTCGTAACGACCGACCCGGTCATAAAACCT TGTCCGTGTGGAGTACCAGTACGGCCGGAATCGATACAGTTCTCGCGACCACACTAGGCACCACGGTAACGCCAAAAACGTACAGTACCGGCCAACTGCATCAGTCGGGCCTAAGTCATCAGCCAAACGGAAACGGAGTTGTCCACCATCACCCGAACGTTGGCAACGGATCGACGGGGCTAAATTACGCGCACAATCACCCCAACAGCAGCGGGAACAGTCATAGCGGAAGTATCGGAAACAACAGCACCCACAGCCTCACACCACACGGAGGCCACGGTGGCCACGGCGCTTCCAACTGGAACAACCGAACCAGTATTTGCAGTACGCATAATAAG CGACGATCCAACCTGAGCACAATGTCACAGACGGGCGATGATCTACACACTCCCAACTACCTGTCCTGGCGAAAGCTGCAGCTGAGCCGAGCGAAACTAAAAGCTTCCAGCAAGACGTCCGCCTTGCTATCTGGATTCGCAATG GTTGCTATGGTAGAAGTGCAGCTGGACGAAAATACCGAAGTTCCATCGGCAATGCTGATAGCGTTCGCAGTATGCACGACTCTGCTCGTAGCGGTTCACATGCTTGCGCTCATGATAAGCACCTGCATCCTGCCAAACATAGAAACCGTCTGCAATTTGCACAGCATATCGCTCGTACACGAATCTCCCCATGAACGCTTGCACTGGTACATCGAGACGGCGTGGGCTTTCTCTACACTGCTAGGACTTATACTGTTTCTGCTAGAAATTGCTATCCTGTGTTGGGTGAAGTTTTACGATCTCAACACGACAGCCGCCTGGTCGGCATGCATAGTCCTGATACCAGTACTGGTGATCTTCGTTGCGTTCGCGCTACACTTCTACCGCTCACTGATGATGCACAAGTACGAGGTGACCGTGTCCGGCATTCGAGAGCTGGAGATCCTGAAAGAGCAGATGGAGCAGGATCACTTcgatcagcagcatcatcaccacggTATGCTGCATCCACCCGGCATGCAGATCGTGTGA